The genomic DNA TGCGAAACGATTGTCGGCACTGCACTCACGAGGCCCTGCTGACTGAGCTCGAAAGACACCGAGCCGGCGTTGCTGGCCCCGTTCGCGCGAATCGCATTGGCGATGGCATCCCGGCCAATCTCCTCGGCAACCGAGCGGGCGTGGACGGTGAAGATGCTTCCTTTGCCCTGGCGGCGCGCATAGCTCACCAGCCGGTTGGCGGTGTTCTCGAAGGTCGGTCCGAGCACAAAGACGTTGCCGCCAGCGATGTCTGGGTTGTTTGAGAAGGCCAGCACGTTCACGCCTTCGTCGGCCACAGCAACGCCGGCCGCGTTTGCGGCTTCGGAGTACACCGGGCCGAGGATGATCTTAGCACCAGCATCCACAGCGGCCTGCGCCTGCCGTGCGGCGTTGGCGGCGCTCCCGGCAGTGTTGTAAACGCGCAGGTCGATCTGAACGCCCTCAAGATCGGCCATTGCCAACCTGGCGGCGTTCTCCAGCGCCTTGGCCAATACATCATCGCCGCTGCGTCCGGAGCCACCGGGCACGAGCAGGGCCACCGGAACGGCGCGGCTGGCATCGATCTTGGGGCCGGAATTGCCGCCGACCCCGCCAAGAGCGGAAGGGTCACAGGCGGCGAGCAGGGCGATGGCCCCTGCGGCAAACAGCTTGGCCGCCATACGGCGGGGTGTCGTCAGCGCGGCAAACATGGGATACTCCTTCAGGGCCTCGGGGCCTCGGTGTCAACGGCCGGGTCCGGACAATTCTAACATCTGCAGGAGCCAAGTAAATGTCTGAGCCTCCGCGAGGAAGCCCTTGGCGCAAGACGCCGCTGGCTGCCGGGCTTTATTTTGTCGCCACCCCGATCGGATCGGCCCGGGATATCACGCTCAGAGCGCTCGATGTGCTGGCCTCGGCAGATGTAATCGCAGCCGAAGATACCCGCACCGCGCGCAAGCTTTTAGAGCTTCACGGCGTCCCCTTGGAGGGCCGTCGGGTGATTGCCTACCATGATCATTCCTCGCCGGCTGCCCGTGATGGCGTGCTGAAACTCGCCGCCGAAGGCGCCTCTGTTGCCTATGTCAGCGAGGCCGGGTCGCCCTTGGTCGCCGATCCCGGCTTTGCGCTGGGGCGTGCGGCAGCGGAGCAGGGGATTGCGACAACCACCGCACCCGGCCCCTCCGCCGCAATCGCGGCGCTTACCCTCTCCGGGCTGCCCTCCGACAGATTTACCTTCGCAGGCTTCCCGCCTTCCACCGGCGGCGCTCGCAAACGATTTGTCGAAGAGATCGCCGCGTTACAGTCCACAGTCATCCTCTTCGAATCGCCCAAGCGCATAAACACTTTGCTAACCCTTTTGCGTGACACTGCCGGAGAAACCCGCCCCGCCGCGCTCGCTCGCGAACTCACCAAAAAGTTCGAGGAGGTCCGCCGGGGCACATTGGCCGAGCTCTGTGACTCGGTTGCCGATGACCCGCCGCGGGGCGAGATCGTTCTTGTCCTCGGGCGCGCTGAGCGCTTGGAGGCCGCGCCCGAGGACATTGATGCCGCGCTGAGCGCTGCGCTCGGGCGACTTAGGGTCAAGGAGGCCGCCGCCGAGGTGGCAGCCGCTTACGGGCGGCCAAAGAGAGAGATGTATCAGCGCGCCCTTGAGTTGGCGCGCGACGATGGAGATGGCTGATGCCCTTTGACCTTGCGCCAAACCCCGCCCGCCGCCAGCGCGGTCGCCGCAACTATCATGCCGGCGCTATGGCCGAAGAGAGCGTTGCCCGCGTTTATTCTGATGGCGGAAGCGTGGTTGCTGAGAAGCGATGGCGCGGTGAAGGCGGCGAGATTGATCTTGTTGTCGAAGAGCCCGATACCGTGGTGTTCGTAGAGGTAAAGCAAAGCCGCACGTTCGATCAGGCCGCTGAAGCCATAACGCCGCGCCAGGTAGCTCGCATAATGGCTGCGGCTTCCGAGTATGTCGGCCGGTATCCCACCGCGCTCTCCACGCCCATGCGTTTTGATCTTGCCCTCGTCAACGGGCATGGCGAGGTGCGCATTCTTGAAGGCGCGCTCTGCACCTGAGCCGTTGCAACTCCCTGCCTGCTCCGCCATGAGAGGGGAGCTGAGAAAAAGGGGGACGCGCCATGAAGGTCGCCTTTCAGATGGACCCGATCGGTGGCGTTGATATCAACGCCGACAGTAGCTTTCGCCTTGCCGAAGAGGCACAGACGAGGGGGTGGGAGCTTTTCTTTTACACCCCCGACAAGCTGAGTTGGAAAGAGGGCCGGGTTGTGGGCCAAGGCTGGCCACTGGAGGTGCGCCGGGTGCAGGGGGACCATTTTACCCTTGGCGAGCCGCAGGAAATCGACCTGTCAGAAATGGATGTGATCTGGCTCCGGCAGGATCCGCCTTTCGACATGGGCTACATAACCACCACTCACATTCTTGAGCAGATCGGCGGCAAGACGCTGGTGGTGAATGATCCTTTTTGGGTGCGCAACAGCCCCGAAAAGCTGCTGGTTCTGAACTTCCCCGATCTAACACCGCCCACCGTCATCGCCCGTGATCTGGAGGCATTGAAGGCCTTCAAGGCCCAGCATGGCGACATCATCGTCAAGCCGCTCTACGGCAATGGCGGTGCTGGCGTGTTCCGCCTCGGCCCGGAGGATCGCAACCTCGCCTCGCTGCATGAGCTCTTCACCGGCATCAACCGCGAGCCGCTCATCGCGCAGCAATTCCTGCCCGCTGTTTCGAAGGGCGATAAACGGGTGATACTCGTCGACGGTGCACCGATTGGCGCCATCAACCGCGTGCCGCTGGCGGGGGAGACCCGCTCTAACATGCACGTGGGTGGAAAACCGGTGAAGGTTGAGCTGACCGAACGCGACCGAGAGATTTGCGCCGCCATCGGCCCGCTCCTGCGCGAGCGCGGGCAGGTTTTTGTGGGCATTGATATCATCGGAGATTGGCTGACCGAGATCAACGTGACCTCGCCCACAGGCATTCAGGAACTGGAACGCTTTGATGGAATCAACGTCGCAGGTGCAATCTGGGACGCCATCGACCGCCGGATTGCCGAGCGGGGCTGATTGCGTCTGCCTCAGTGCGCCGGTGCGCCCACCGGATCCAACAATGAGCGTCCGCCGTCCATCGTCACCACCTGTCCGGTAATAAAGCCAGCGCTTTCGGAGGCCAGAAACTGCACCACTTCGGCCACTTCTGAAGGCTGGGCGATGCGGGCCATTGGCGTGTGGCTCACGATGTCTTCTCTGTAGCCCTCGTTCTCGTTGACCGCTTTGTTCAGCGAGGTCGTCAACACCGAGCCAAAGCTCACTGCGTTGACCCTAATCCGCTGCGCTGCCAGTGCCACCGCCATCGAGCGGGTCATCTGGTCGAGTGCGGCGGTCGAGACCGAATAGGCCAGCAGCCGGGGATGCGTCCGCCGGGCGGCGATCGAGCTGAGGTTTACAACACAACCGATACCACCCTCACCTTCACTGCCCTCGGCCTGTTTGGTGAAGCGCTTGGCCACAAGCTGGGTCATTCGCAAGGCAGTCAGCAAGTTCTGTTGCAACAGTTCCTCTACCGCATCCTCATCCGGGTCGTCGGGAACCGAGGGCATCACCACCCGGTAGGCGTTCACCAGCACATCGACCCGGTCAAAGGCGTCAATTGCGGCCGATAGCAGATTGGCCTGACATAACCGTTGGCGCAGATCCCCGGCAAAGTAGCGCAACTGGCTGCCTTCAGCCTCGGCCTCGGCGGCGAACTCCTCGGCCAGCTTCTTGTCGTCATTGTCCGCAGCCATCACGTTGGCACCGTGGGCCGCAAAATGCCGGGCAATCGCCAACCCCAGCCCGTGGCTGGCCCCGGTGACGATGCAGGTCTTGCCCTTGATCGAAAAGCTCATGTGCGCTCCCTCTCGGCGGCCTGTGAAGCCGCAGCTTAGTGCCTATCTGCGCCCTTGGCGAGCGGGTCGGGCGGCGGAGAAAAGCTTGAAGCGTGTATCCCCGCCGATCTCGCTCACCTCGCCAAAATGGGCGGCAAGGGCGGCCTCATAGGGCAAATGACGGTTGGCCACCATCCAGAGTTTGCCCGAAGGTTTCAATGACGCGGCGGCAGAAGCGATAAACGCGGTGCCCAAGCCCGGGTTGGCGGCACGCGCCGGGTGGAAGGGCGGGTTCATCACCACGTGGTCTAAAGGATCTCCGAGCGGCGCAGTGGCATCGCCCCAAGTGAAACGCGCACGTGGGTCGTCAAGGTTTTTGCGCGCGGCCTCGAGGGCCGCCCATTCGGCTTCCACGAGTTCCACGGCTACAACGCCCTCACGCTTTAGCACAGCGGCTGAAAGGTAGCCCCAGCCGGCACCCAGATCCGCCACCCGGCCTTTCATCTGCGCAGGCAACGCTGCGGCAAGCAGTTCCGAGCCGGCATCGGG from Oceanicola sp. D3 includes the following:
- a CDS encoding penicillin-binding protein activator — its product is MFAALTTPRRMAAKLFAAGAIALLAACDPSALGGVGGNSGPKIDASRAVPVALLVPGGSGRSGDDVLAKALENAARLAMADLEGVQIDLRVYNTAGSAANAARQAQAAVDAGAKIILGPVYSEAANAAGVAVADEGVNVLAFSNNPDIAGGNVFVLGPTFENTANRLVSYARRQGKGSIFTVHARSVAEEIGRDAIANAIRANGASNAGSVSFELSQQGLVSAVPTIVSQAKASGAQSVFFTSTNDGAMPFLAQLLPEAGLSPSATQYIGLGRLDIPAEALTQPGLQGAWFALPDNNLYSSFQRRYGARYGGSPHPIAGLAFDGIAAIGALVERRGSDALTRSALTQGSGFVGTGGIFRLRGDGTNQRGLAIAQIRNNQVVVIDPAPRSFGGAGF
- the rsmI gene encoding 16S rRNA (cytidine(1402)-2'-O)-methyltransferase, giving the protein MSEPPRGSPWRKTPLAAGLYFVATPIGSARDITLRALDVLASADVIAAEDTRTARKLLELHGVPLEGRRVIAYHDHSSPAARDGVLKLAAEGASVAYVSEAGSPLVADPGFALGRAAAEQGIATTTAPGPSAAIAALTLSGLPSDRFTFAGFPPSTGGARKRFVEEIAALQSTVILFESPKRINTLLTLLRDTAGETRPAALARELTKKFEEVRRGTLAELCDSVADDPPRGEIVLVLGRAERLEAAPEDIDAALSAALGRLRVKEAAAEVAAAYGRPKREMYQRALELARDDGDG
- a CDS encoding YraN family protein: MPFDLAPNPARRQRGRRNYHAGAMAEESVARVYSDGGSVVAEKRWRGEGGEIDLVVEEPDTVVFVEVKQSRTFDQAAEAITPRQVARIMAAASEYVGRYPTALSTPMRFDLALVNGHGEVRILEGALCT
- the gshB gene encoding glutathione synthase, which translates into the protein MKVAFQMDPIGGVDINADSSFRLAEEAQTRGWELFFYTPDKLSWKEGRVVGQGWPLEVRRVQGDHFTLGEPQEIDLSEMDVIWLRQDPPFDMGYITTTHILEQIGGKTLVVNDPFWVRNSPEKLLVLNFPDLTPPTVIARDLEALKAFKAQHGDIIVKPLYGNGGAGVFRLGPEDRNLASLHELFTGINREPLIAQQFLPAVSKGDKRVILVDGAPIGAINRVPLAGETRSNMHVGGKPVKVELTERDREICAAIGPLLRERGQVFVGIDIIGDWLTEINVTSPTGIQELERFDGINVAGAIWDAIDRRIAERG
- a CDS encoding SDR family NAD(P)-dependent oxidoreductase — translated: MSFSIKGKTCIVTGASHGLGLAIARHFAAHGANVMAADNDDKKLAEEFAAEAEAEGSQLRYFAGDLRQRLCQANLLSAAIDAFDRVDVLVNAYRVVMPSVPDDPDEDAVEELLQQNLLTALRMTQLVAKRFTKQAEGSEGEGGIGCVVNLSSIAARRTHPRLLAYSVSTAALDQMTRSMAVALAAQRIRVNAVSFGSVLTTSLNKAVNENEGYREDIVSHTPMARIAQPSEVAEVVQFLASESAGFITGQVVTMDGGRSLLDPVGAPAH
- a CDS encoding methyltransferase codes for the protein MALDAGAVELPEGRLAVFRPGAGEAWLPEGAEVVTGFYPDVVAWEGRGFSVSQAPKGEFSGAIVFVPRSKALAKDLLAQAAALGGPVLVDGAKTDGIESLWKAARKQGDASAAFSKAHGKVFAVTGGDFSAWRLQEVSEAEGGWITAAGVFSADGPDAGSELLAAALPAQMKGRVADLGAGWGYLSAAVLKREGVVAVELVEAEWAALEAARKNLDDPRARFTWGDATAPLGDPLDHVVMNPPFHPARAANPGLGTAFIASAAASLKPSGKLWMVANRHLPYEAALAAHFGEVSEIGGDTRFKLFSAARPARQGRR